In Leisingera methylohalidivorans DSM 14336, a single genomic region encodes these proteins:
- a CDS encoding bifunctional alpha/beta hydrolase/OsmC family protein — translation MPAERITFPGHAGNTLAARLDLPEGPVLATALFAHCFTCSKDIPAARRIAGRLAAMGIAVLRFDFTGLGHSEGEFENTSFSSNVADLIMAAQYLASRDMAPSLLIGHSLGGAAVLRARAGIPSVKGVVTLGAPFDPSHVSHHFDAALPEIDAKGRAEVCLGGRPFIIGKEFVEDIKAEALAPAIAGLKAALLVLHAPRDETVSIDNAASIFTAAKHPKSFVTLDDADHLITRAADAEYAAEVIAAWAGRYVGMTPPAPPPGAPEGILRVTEADPEGFLQDVQSGPYHHTYADEPLAYGGTNRGMSPYGFVAAGLGACTSMTLRMYARRKGWPLEGISVDVSHDKVHAQDAQPTGPAKIDQFTRVIHLCGPLSGEQRAKLMEIADKCPVHRTLESGAKVVTHLETSTQAATG, via the coding sequence ATGCCCGCTGAACGCATCACCTTTCCCGGCCATGCCGGAAACACCCTTGCCGCCCGGCTCGACCTGCCCGAGGGACCGGTCCTAGCAACAGCGCTCTTTGCCCATTGCTTTACCTGTTCCAAGGATATCCCGGCAGCGCGCCGGATTGCCGGGCGGCTGGCGGCGATGGGGATTGCAGTACTGCGGTTTGATTTCACCGGGCTGGGGCATTCAGAGGGAGAGTTTGAGAACACCTCCTTCAGCTCCAACGTGGCGGATCTGATTATGGCGGCGCAGTATCTGGCCTCCCGCGACATGGCCCCGTCGCTGCTGATCGGCCATTCTCTGGGCGGCGCGGCGGTGCTGCGGGCACGGGCCGGCATACCGTCTGTCAAAGGCGTGGTGACACTGGGTGCCCCGTTCGATCCCAGCCATGTTTCGCACCACTTCGACGCTGCCTTGCCCGAAATTGACGCCAAAGGCCGGGCGGAAGTGTGCCTGGGCGGGCGGCCTTTCATCATTGGCAAGGAGTTTGTCGAGGACATAAAAGCCGAAGCGCTGGCGCCGGCAATTGCCGGTCTGAAGGCCGCACTGCTGGTGCTGCATGCCCCGCGGGATGAAACGGTGAGCATCGACAATGCGGCTTCGATCTTTACCGCCGCGAAACACCCCAAGAGCTTTGTCACCCTGGATGATGCCGATCACCTGATCACCCGTGCTGCGGATGCGGAATATGCCGCCGAGGTAATTGCGGCCTGGGCCGGGCGCTATGTCGGCATGACCCCGCCCGCGCCGCCGCCCGGTGCGCCCGAAGGCATCCTGCGGGTGACAGAGGCGGACCCGGAGGGTTTCCTGCAAGATGTGCAATCCGGTCCCTATCACCACACTTATGCAGATGAACCGCTGGCCTATGGCGGCACCAACCGGGGCATGTCTCCCTACGGTTTCGTGGCGGCGGGGCTGGGCGCCTGCACCTCGATGACTCTGCGGATGTACGCCCGCCGCAAGGGCTGGCCGCTGGAGGGGATCAGCGTCGATGTGAGCCATGACAAGGTCCACGCCCAGGATGCCCAGCCGACGGGACCGGCCAAAATCGATCAGTTCACCCGGGTGATCCACCTGTGCGGCCCTTTGAGCGGGGAACAGCGGGCCAAGCTGATGGAGATTGCCGACAAATGCCCGGTGCACCGGACCTTGGAAAGCGGCGCCAAGGTGGTGACACACCTGGAAACCTCGACTCAGGCGGCAACTGGGTAA
- the dddP gene encoding dimethylsulfonioproprionate lyase DddP yields MNEHYRDTRKIDPTRGANLGDNTPNNNDRVEIGPTRLAFGEWAEAGLQLPDLQAMRKFRWERLTRFINDRGYAGLLVFDPLNIRYATDSTNMQLWNTHNPFRALLICADGYMVLWDYKQSPFLSEFNPLVREQRAGADLFYFDRGDKVDAAADVFSNEVRKLLEEHSGSNKRLAVDKIMLHGLRALEAQGLEILPGEELTEKCRAVKGPDEILAMRCASHACETAVAAMERFAREQVPGGNISEDDVWAVLHAENIRRGGEWIETRLLASGPRTNPWFQECGPRIIQNNEMISFDTDLVGSYGICIDISRSWWIGDEKPRADMVYAMQHGVEHIRHNMEMLKPGMNIQDLSRACHPLDPQFQKQKYGCMMHGVGLCDEWPLVAYPDQMVEGAFDYELEPGMVLCVEALISPEGGDFSIKLEDQVLITEDGYENLTKYPFDKGLLGEA; encoded by the coding sequence ATGAACGAGCATTACCGCGACACCCGCAAAATCGACCCGACCCGCGGCGCCAACCTGGGCGACAACACGCCGAACAACAATGACCGGGTTGAGATCGGCCCGACCCGGCTGGCTTTCGGCGAATGGGCCGAGGCCGGGCTGCAACTGCCCGACTTGCAGGCAATGCGCAAGTTCCGCTGGGAGCGGCTGACCCGGTTCATCAACGACCGCGGCTATGCCGGCCTTCTGGTGTTTGACCCGCTGAACATCCGCTATGCTACCGACAGCACCAATATGCAGCTGTGGAACACGCACAATCCGTTCCGCGCCCTGCTGATTTGCGCCGACGGCTATATGGTGCTGTGGGACTACAAGCAGTCGCCGTTCCTTAGCGAGTTCAACCCGCTTGTGCGCGAACAGCGCGCCGGCGCCGATCTGTTCTATTTCGACCGCGGCGACAAGGTGGATGCAGCAGCGGATGTGTTCTCCAACGAGGTCCGTAAGCTGCTGGAAGAGCACAGCGGCAGCAACAAGCGCCTGGCGGTAGACAAGATCATGCTGCACGGGCTGCGCGCGCTGGAGGCGCAAGGGCTGGAGATCCTCCCCGGCGAAGAGTTGACCGAGAAGTGCCGCGCGGTGAAAGGCCCGGACGAGATTCTGGCCATGCGCTGCGCCAGCCACGCCTGCGAAACTGCCGTAGCGGCAATGGAGCGGTTTGCCCGCGAACAGGTGCCCGGCGGCAATATCTCGGAAGACGACGTCTGGGCGGTGCTTCACGCCGAAAACATTCGCCGCGGCGGCGAATGGATCGAAACCCGGTTGCTGGCCTCCGGCCCGCGCACCAACCCGTGGTTCCAGGAATGCGGTCCGCGCATCATCCAGAACAACGAGATGATCAGCTTTGACACCGATCTGGTCGGCTCTTACGGGATCTGCATCGATATCTCGCGCAGCTGGTGGATTGGAGACGAGAAGCCGCGCGCCGACATGGTTTATGCCATGCAGCACGGGGTCGAGCATATACGCCACAACATGGAGATGCTGAAGCCCGGTATGAACATTCAGGACCTGTCCAGGGCTTGTCATCCGCTGGATCCGCAGTTCCAGAAGCAGAAATACGGCTGCATGATGCACGGCGTGGGCCTTTGTGATGAATGGCCGCTGGTCGCCTACCCGGATCAGATGGTCGAAGGCGCCTTCGACTATGAACTGGAGCCGGGCATGGTGCTGTGTGTCGAGGCGCTGATCTCCCCCGAGGGCGGCGATTTCTCGATCAAGCTGGAAGATCAGGTGCTGATCACCGAGGACGGCTATGAGAACCTGACCAAATATCCGTTCGACAAGGGCCTGCTGGGCGAAGCCTGA
- a CDS encoding lytic murein transglycosylase yields MRRLIAPALISALLASPALAVTCGNTSSGFETWKQDFQREAKRAGVRKAGLQALANAQYARRTISADRNQKSFKYSLEKFMQIRGSATIVAQGRKRKARNPEFYAALERKYGVPAGVLIAIHGMETAFGNYMGDSQVVSAIVTLTYDCRRSDFFRPHALGALKLVDQGAITTATLGAKHGELGHTQFLPGNALQYGVDWDGNGRVDFYNMGDAMASTANYLRQKGWKPGKGYQQGEPNYRVLKQWNAATVYQQSLAIMARQIDR; encoded by the coding sequence ATGCGCCGGCTGATTGCCCCTGCCCTGATTTCCGCCCTGCTTGCTTCCCCTGCCCTGGCCGTCACCTGCGGCAATACGTCTTCCGGGTTTGAGACCTGGAAGCAGGACTTCCAGCGCGAGGCCAAACGCGCAGGCGTGCGCAAGGCGGGGTTGCAGGCGCTGGCCAATGCGCAATATGCACGCCGCACCATCTCTGCCGACCGTAACCAGAAGAGCTTCAAATACTCGCTGGAGAAATTCATGCAGATACGCGGGTCAGCGACCATTGTGGCGCAGGGCCGCAAGCGAAAGGCACGCAACCCGGAGTTCTATGCCGCACTGGAACGTAAATACGGCGTGCCAGCCGGCGTGCTGATTGCCATCCATGGAATGGAGACCGCATTTGGCAACTATATGGGCGACAGCCAGGTGGTTTCGGCCATCGTGACGCTGACTTACGATTGCCGGCGCTCTGATTTCTTCCGCCCGCATGCGCTCGGGGCGCTGAAACTGGTCGATCAAGGCGCCATCACCACGGCCACTCTGGGCGCCAAACACGGCGAGTTGGGCCATACCCAGTTCCTACCTGGCAATGCGCTGCAATACGGGGTGGACTGGGACGGCAACGGGCGGGTGGATTTCTACAACATGGGGGATGCGATGGCCTCCACTGCGAACTACCTGCGCCAAAAGGGCTGGAAACCCGGCAAAGGCTATCAGCAGGGCGAGCCGAACTACCGGGTTCTGAAGCAGTGGAACGCCGCGACAGTCTATCAGCAGTCGCTGGCAATCATGGCGCGCCAGATCGACCGCTGA
- a CDS encoding Hsp70 family protein has translation MTAPNTLGIDFGTSNSAAGIAVAGRPWLVEMEPGEQTLPTAVFFEDGSRTMRIGHSATRALIGGDEGRFMRALKSLLGTPLLHEERRLGGERISFGTLIARFLAEMKRRAETATHMQFTHALSGRPVRFHSKDEARNIQAEKDLRACYLEAGFQDVLFMYEPEAALRAAAPAPGCGLIVDIGGGTSDFTAFEQDKNGTTRILASHGVRLGGTDFDRQLSIHHVMPLLGRGSQIRNTFGGGTLPAPNWLFNDLATWQMIPFLYRPESRRAAKDLAVNAVEPDKLARLVSVLEDELGHELAFAVERGKIQANTAGGAAAIDLKLLQRGLSVPLPAAEMNQTLAEQTEAIGDCAAETLAQAGLKAGSVDRIVLVGGSSLLAAVQAQMRSICPNARVETGNAMTAVAGGLALAAGTAFT, from the coding sequence ATGACCGCACCCAACACCCTTGGTATCGATTTCGGCACTTCCAACTCGGCAGCCGGCATCGCGGTTGCGGGCCGGCCCTGGCTGGTGGAGATGGAGCCGGGCGAGCAAACCCTGCCCACCGCGGTGTTCTTCGAGGACGGCAGCCGTACCATGCGGATCGGCCACAGCGCCACGCGCGCACTGATCGGCGGGGACGAGGGGCGTTTCATGCGCGCCTTGAAAAGCCTGCTGGGTACCCCGCTGCTGCATGAGGAACGGCGTCTGGGCGGCGAGCGGATCAGTTTCGGCACCCTCATTGCCCGCTTTCTGGCAGAGATGAAACGGCGCGCCGAGACGGCCACGCATATGCAGTTCACCCATGCGCTGTCCGGCCGGCCGGTGCGGTTTCATTCCAAGGATGAGGCCCGCAATATCCAGGCCGAAAAGGACCTGCGTGCTTGTTACCTGGAGGCCGGCTTTCAGGATGTGCTGTTCATGTATGAGCCGGAGGCAGCCTTGCGGGCCGCCGCGCCTGCACCGGGCTGCGGGCTGATTGTCGATATCGGCGGCGGCACCTCGGACTTCACCGCCTTTGAACAGGACAAAAACGGCACCACCCGAATCCTGGCCTCGCATGGGGTGCGGCTGGGCGGCACCGATTTTGACCGGCAGCTGAGCATTCATCATGTGATGCCGCTGCTGGGACGCGGCAGCCAGATCCGCAACACCTTCGGCGGCGGCACCCTGCCGGCGCCGAACTGGTTGTTCAATGATCTGGCCACCTGGCAGATGATCCCTTTCCTCTACAGACCGGAAAGCCGCAGGGCAGCTAAGGACCTGGCCGTCAATGCGGTTGAACCGGACAAGCTGGCACGCCTGGTCTCGGTGCTGGAGGATGAACTGGGCCACGAGCTGGCTTTTGCTGTCGAGCGCGGCAAGATCCAGGCCAACACAGCGGGCGGCGCGGCGGCGATCGACCTGAAGCTGCTGCAGCGCGGCCTGTCCGTACCGCTGCCTGCCGCGGAGATGAACCAGACACTGGCAGAGCAGACCGAAGCCATCGGCGATTGCGCGGCTGAGACTCTGGCGCAGGCCGGGCTCAAAGCCGGCAGCGTCGACCGGATCGTGCTTGTCGGCGGCTCTTCGCTGCTGGCGGCGGTCCAAGCCCAAATGCGCAGCATCTGTCCAAACGCCCGCGTCGAAACAGGAAATGCCATGACAGCCGTGGCCGGCGGCCTTGCCCTGGCAGCCGGAACAGCCTTCACTTAG
- a CDS encoding BMP family protein gives MRRRTFTGTLMAAGLLAAAPLAALADDSKLTVSMLLAGQIDDKGFMEAGYNGLTAIRDELGAEISYIDGIKPEPELLAGALRELAEKKPDLVIAHGGQNNEAAETVAAEFPDVKFVVVQGAVTGPNLSSYEVLQEESAWLAGAAAGLMTKTGTVGHISGIRVKPGLKGRGGFYHGLMHTNADATFLTTFAGDQDDNELSYRVASDEIEKGADIIFTMLNAGRTGAIEAMREHGVNQIGNVRDWYPDHPDVFIASAIANVSIAGLEAAKDLAEGEWQGGRIVKIGLSNPDAVSLALSPDVPEDVRTRVDELRQKIIDGEIEVSTEYDGPELSY, from the coding sequence ATGCGCAGAAGGACTTTTACCGGGACGCTGATGGCCGCGGGGCTACTGGCCGCAGCACCACTGGCCGCACTGGCAGACGACAGCAAGCTGACGGTGTCGATGCTGCTGGCCGGGCAGATCGACGACAAGGGGTTCATGGAGGCCGGATATAACGGGTTGACCGCAATCCGCGACGAACTGGGCGCCGAGATCAGCTATATCGATGGCATCAAGCCGGAACCGGAGCTTCTGGCCGGCGCCCTGCGCGAGCTGGCCGAGAAGAAGCCCGATCTAGTAATCGCCCACGGCGGCCAGAACAATGAGGCGGCCGAAACCGTGGCGGCGGAGTTCCCGGACGTTAAATTCGTGGTGGTCCAAGGCGCTGTCACCGGCCCGAATCTGTCCAGCTACGAAGTGCTTCAGGAGGAAAGCGCCTGGCTGGCCGGCGCCGCTGCTGGGCTGATGACCAAGACCGGCACCGTCGGCCATATCTCCGGCATCCGGGTCAAACCGGGGCTGAAAGGACGCGGCGGTTTTTACCACGGCCTGATGCATACCAACGCGGACGCCACCTTTCTCACCACCTTTGCCGGCGACCAGGACGACAACGAGCTTTCCTATCGGGTGGCCTCAGATGAAATCGAGAAGGGCGCCGACATCATCTTCACGATGCTGAACGCAGGCCGCACCGGCGCCATCGAAGCGATGCGCGAACACGGCGTGAATCAAATCGGCAACGTGCGCGACTGGTATCCCGACCACCCCGACGTCTTTATCGCCTCGGCCATCGCCAATGTGAGCATCGCCGGGCTGGAAGCCGCCAAGGATCTGGCCGAGGGCGAGTGGCAAGGCGGCAGGATCGTGAAGATTGGCCTGTCCAACCCGGATGCGGTGTCGCTGGCGCTTTCCCCGGACGTGCCGGAGGACGTGCGCACCAGGGTCGATGAACTGCGCCAGAAGATCATTGACGGCGAGATTGAGGTTTCCACCGAATACGATGGTCCCGAGCTCAGCTACTGA
- the glnA gene encoding type I glutamate--ammonia ligase, which produces MSVDAVLKTLREDDVAYVDIRFTDVRGRLQHVTVDVDLVDEDFLEEGFMFDGSSIAGWKSIENSDMKLMADTSSAYIDPFYAEKTLCLHCSIVEPDTGEAYERDPRGTAQKAEAYLKSSGIGDVAYMGPEAEFFLFDDVRYSNTINKVSYEVDATDGSWNTDAEFEMGNMGHRPGLKGGYFPVNPTDEAQDLRSEMLSTMKRLGMKVDKHHHEVASCQHELGLIFDSLTKQADELQKYKYVIHNVAHAYGKSATFMPKPIYGDNGSGMHVNMSIWKDGKPLFAGDKYADLSQEALYFIGGILKHSKTLNAFTNPSTNSYKRLIPGFEAPVLRAYSARNRSGCVRIPWTESPKAKRVEARFPDPAANPYLCFAALLMAGLDGIRNKIDPGEAMDKNLYDLPAEELEGIPTVCGSLREAVDALAADHDFLLQGDVFTKDQIDGYIELKMEEVHKYEHTPHPVEFGMYYSC; this is translated from the coding sequence ATGAGCGTAGACGCAGTTCTCAAGACTCTCCGTGAAGACGACGTCGCTTATGTCGACATCCGTTTCACCGATGTGCGCGGCCGCCTGCAGCACGTGACCGTGGACGTGGACCTGGTCGACGAAGACTTCCTCGAAGAAGGCTTCATGTTCGACGGCTCCTCGATCGCCGGGTGGAAGTCGATTGAAAACTCCGACATGAAACTGATGGCCGACACCTCGTCCGCCTATATCGATCCGTTTTACGCGGAAAAAACCCTGTGCCTGCATTGCTCGATCGTTGAGCCCGACACCGGCGAAGCCTATGAGCGCGACCCGCGCGGCACCGCCCAGAAGGCTGAGGCCTACCTCAAGTCCTCAGGCATCGGCGACGTCGCCTATATGGGCCCGGAAGCGGAATTCTTCCTGTTCGACGACGTGCGCTATTCCAACACCATCAACAAGGTGTCCTATGAGGTTGACGCAACCGACGGCTCCTGGAACACCGACGCCGAGTTCGAAATGGGCAACATGGGCCACCGCCCGGGCCTGAAGGGCGGCTATTTCCCGGTCAACCCGACCGACGAGGCGCAGGATCTGCGTTCGGAAATGCTGTCGACCATGAAGCGTCTGGGCATGAAGGTGGACAAGCACCACCACGAAGTGGCGTCCTGCCAGCACGAGCTGGGCCTGATCTTCGACAGCCTGACCAAACAGGCAGACGAGCTGCAGAAATACAAATACGTGATCCACAACGTGGCCCACGCCTATGGCAAATCCGCGACCTTCATGCCGAAGCCGATCTATGGCGACAACGGCTCGGGCATGCATGTGAACATGTCGATCTGGAAGGACGGCAAGCCGCTGTTTGCAGGCGACAAATACGCCGACCTCAGCCAGGAAGCGCTGTATTTCATCGGCGGCATCCTGAAGCATTCCAAGACCCTTAATGCCTTCACCAACCCGTCCACCAACTCCTACAAGCGCCTGATCCCGGGCTTTGAGGCCCCGGTTCTGCGCGCCTATTCCGCCCGCAACCGCTCCGGCTGTGTGCGGATCCCGTGGACCGAAAGCCCGAAGGCCAAGCGCGTCGAGGCCCGTTTCCCCGATCCGGCGGCCAACCCCTACCTGTGCTTTGCCGCGCTTCTGATGGCCGGCCTGGACGGCATTCGCAACAAGATCGACCCGGGCGAAGCCATGGACAAGAACCTGTACGATCTGCCGGCCGAAGAGCTGGAAGGCATCCCGACCGTCTGCGGCAGCTTGCGTGAAGCTGTTGACGCGCTGGCCGCCGACCACGACTTCCTGCTGCAGGGCGACGTGTTCACCAAGGACCAGATCGACGGCTATATCGAGCTGAAGATGGAAGAGGTGCACAAGTACGAGCACACCCCGCACCCGGTCGAATTCGGCATGTACTACAGCTGCTAA
- a CDS encoding P-II family nitrogen regulator gives MKKIEAIIKPFKLDEVKEALQDVGVQGLSVIEVKGFGRQKGHTELYRGAEYVVDFLPKVKVEVVLDDDQVDQAIEAIVDAAKTDKIGDGKIFVSPVEQAIRIRTGETGPDAL, from the coding sequence ATGAAAAAGATCGAAGCCATCATCAAGCCATTTAAACTGGATGAGGTGAAGGAAGCGTTGCAGGACGTCGGCGTGCAGGGCCTTTCGGTGATCGAGGTCAAAGGCTTTGGCCGCCAGAAGGGCCACACCGAACTGTACCGCGGCGCTGAATATGTGGTCGACTTCCTGCCTAAGGTGAAGGTTGAAGTGGTGCTGGACGACGATCAGGTCGATCAAGCCATCGAAGCCATCGTCGACGCCGCCAAGACCGACAAGATCGGCGACGGCAAGATCTTTGTCTCGCCCGTCGAGCAAGCGATCCGCATCCGCACCGGCGAGACCGGCCCGGACGCATTGTAA
- a CDS encoding Hint domain-containing protein, giving the protein MKPFGNAGLRAQLAMRGQEQPRRLYQGSQNISLLRGTIVLTREGERSAENLKAGASLITRTQGMAQVDAIRTRRAMLQAVCISAGSLGDIRADSDLTVPWNQRILVRDWRAKAMFGQPQAVVPAYELVDGEFIRDLGLQMMDLTILEFSRPHVIYAGGLELAAAAALQEDLRPAA; this is encoded by the coding sequence ATGAAACCGTTCGGTAATGCGGGCTTGCGCGCGCAACTGGCGATGCGTGGCCAGGAACAACCCCGGCGGCTGTATCAAGGCAGCCAGAACATCAGCCTGCTGCGCGGCACGATTGTGTTGACCCGCGAGGGCGAGCGCTCGGCAGAGAATCTCAAGGCTGGCGCCAGCCTTATCACCCGCACCCAGGGCATGGCCCAGGTGGATGCAATCCGCACCCGCCGCGCCATGCTGCAAGCCGTCTGCATATCGGCCGGCTCGCTTGGCGACATCCGCGCCGACAGCGATCTTACCGTCCCCTGGAACCAGCGTATCCTGGTGCGCGACTGGCGCGCCAAGGCTATGTTCGGCCAGCCGCAGGCTGTGGTGCCGGCTTATGAGCTGGTGGACGGCGAATTCATCCGCGATCTGGGACTGCAGATGATGGATCTGACGATTCTGGAATTTTCCCGCCCGCATGTGATCTATGCCGGCGGTCTGGAGCTGGCCGCAGCCGCCGCGCTGCAAGAGGACTTGCGCCCGGCGGCTTGA
- a CDS encoding ASKHA domain-containing protein: MTDEPLVVFTPSGKRGRFPAGTPILTAARQLGVDLDSVCGGRGICSKCQITPSYGEFSKHGVTAEEGALSEWNKVEQRYKDKRGLIDGRRLGCQATVQGDIVIDVPPESQVHRQVVRKRAEARDITMNPSTRLFYVEVEEPDMHKPTGDMERLIEALDAQWDLKGVKTDLHILHTLQPALRRGGWKVTVAVHLGDESHPPKIMHIWPGFYEGTVYGLAVDLGSTTIAAHLCDLKTGEVVASSGIMNPQIRFGEDLMSRVSYSMMNKGGDQEMTRAVREGMNALFTQIATEAEIDKTLIVDAVFVCNPVMHHLFLGIDPFELGQAPFALATSNALALRAAELELNIHPAARVYLLPCIAGHVGADAAAVALSEAPDKSEDLVLVVDVGTNAEILLGNKEKVLACSSPTGPAFEGAQISSGQRAAPGAIERVEINPETKEPRFRVIGSDVWSDEDGFAEAIATTGISGICGSGIIEAIAEMRLAGVLDASGLIGSAEQTGSARCIQDGRTNAYMLWDGSADGGPTITVTNPDIRAIQMAKAALYSGARLLMDKFGVETVDRVVLAGAFGAHISAKHAMVLGMIPDCVLDKVTSAGNAAGTGARIALLNTEARGEIEETVRKIEKIETAVEPRFQEHFVNASAIPNSAEPFPILGTVVTLPQVNFNTGGGDGEGAGGGRRRRRRG, from the coding sequence ATGACTGACGAACCCCTCGTTGTGTTTACCCCATCCGGCAAGCGCGGGCGTTTCCCCGCGGGCACGCCGATCCTCACGGCCGCCCGGCAGCTTGGGGTCGACCTCGACTCGGTCTGCGGCGGCCGCGGGATCTGCTCGAAATGCCAGATCACCCCCTCCTATGGCGAGTTTTCCAAGCACGGGGTGACCGCCGAGGAAGGCGCGCTCAGTGAATGGAACAAGGTCGAACAGCGTTACAAGGACAAGCGCGGCCTGATCGACGGCCGCCGTCTGGGCTGCCAAGCCACCGTGCAGGGCGACATCGTCATCGACGTACCGCCGGAAAGCCAGGTCCACCGACAGGTGGTGCGCAAGCGCGCCGAGGCGCGCGACATTACCATGAATCCCTCCACCCGCCTGTTCTATGTCGAGGTGGAAGAGCCCGACATGCACAAGCCCACGGGCGACATGGAACGGCTGATCGAGGCGCTGGATGCCCAATGGGACCTCAAGGGCGTCAAGACAGATCTGCATATCCTGCATACGCTGCAGCCTGCCCTGCGCAGAGGCGGTTGGAAGGTCACCGTGGCCGTGCATCTGGGTGACGAAAGCCACCCGCCCAAAATCATGCATATCTGGCCCGGGTTCTACGAAGGCACTGTTTATGGCCTGGCGGTCGACCTCGGTTCCACCACCATCGCCGCGCATCTGTGCGACCTGAAGACCGGAGAGGTGGTCGCCTCCTCGGGCATTATGAACCCGCAAATCCGCTTTGGCGAAGACCTGATGAGCCGGGTCTCTTATTCGATGATGAACAAGGGCGGCGATCAGGAAATGACCCGCGCCGTGCGCGAAGGCATGAACGCCCTGTTCACCCAGATCGCGACTGAGGCTGAAATCGACAAGACACTGATCGTGGATGCGGTCTTTGTTTGCAACCCTGTGATGCACCACCTGTTCCTTGGCATCGATCCGTTCGAGCTGGGCCAGGCGCCTTTTGCGCTGGCAACCTCCAACGCGCTTGCCTTGCGCGCGGCGGAACTGGAGCTGAACATCCACCCGGCTGCCCGCGTCTATCTGTTGCCTTGCATCGCCGGACACGTCGGTGCCGATGCTGCTGCGGTCGCCCTGTCCGAGGCGCCTGACAAATCCGAAGATCTGGTGCTGGTTGTTGACGTCGGCACCAATGCGGAAATCCTGCTCGGCAACAAGGAAAAGGTGCTGGCCTGTTCCTCCCCAACCGGCCCGGCCTTTGAGGGCGCGCAGATTTCAAGCGGCCAGCGCGCAGCCCCTGGCGCCATTGAGCGTGTCGAGATCAACCCCGAAACCAAGGAACCGCGGTTCCGGGTGATCGGTTCGGATGTCTGGTCGGACGAGGACGGCTTTGCCGAGGCCATCGCCACCACCGGCATCTCGGGAATCTGCGGTTCCGGCATTATCGAAGCGATTGCCGAGATGCGTCTTGCCGGTGTTCTGGATGCCTCCGGCCTGATCGGTTCAGCGGAGCAGACCGGCTCCGCACGCTGCATCCAGGATGGCCGCACCAATGCCTATATGCTGTGGGACGGCTCCGCCGATGGCGGCCCGACCATCACCGTCACCAACCCGGACATCCGGGCCATCCAGATGGCCAAGGCCGCGCTTTACTCCGGCGCGCGTCTGCTGATGGACAAGTTCGGCGTCGAAACTGTGGACCGGGTGGTTCTGGCCGGTGCCTTTGGTGCGCATATCTCGGCCAAACACGCGATGGTTCTGGGCATGATCCCCGACTGTGTGTTGGACAAGGTCACATCTGCCGGCAACGCCGCCGGCACCGGTGCCCGCATTGCGCTCTTGAACACCGAAGCGCGCGGCGAGATCGAGGAAACCGTCCGCAAAATCGAGAAAATCGAAACCGCCGTGGAGCCTCGCTTCCAGGAGCATTTTGTGAACGCGTCGGCCATTCCGAATTCGGCCGAACCGTTCCCGATCCTGGGCACCGTGGTGACCCTGCCGCAGGTGAACTTCAACACCGGAGGCGGTGATGGAGAAGGCGCTGGCGGAGGCCGCCGCCGCCGCCGCCGCGGCTGA